The DNA segment CGTAGTTGTACAGCACATCGAGATTGCCCTGACAGTCAGAACAATTGTAGACGTCTCGCTCAACCGCATGCTGCTTGCCGCACTGAATACACTGAAGCCCGATGATCCGTTCGCTCATATCCGTTCCCCAATCACTCATGAGCTGGGGTGGTAGGCTGCCCTTTCAGTCATTTCTCCATTGCTGGCCTCCAATCAAGACGCTGTCGTAGCAACCAACAGCACGCTTCGACAACGCCGCCGGCCACAGCGTTGGCTTTATCTGAAATCGTGAAACAGTACTCACGCACGCCGCGAGGGTCAATGTCTCCGACCTTGATGCCCGCTCGGACATGAACGCCCTCATGAATCAATCCACGAATCACACCGGAAAGCGCCGCCACGATGGGCTGACCGGACACCGATGCAACCACCTCGCCCTGCTCAACTCGATCGCCAATATCCCGGACTGGCTCAAAACGCCCCGATGCTGGCGCCCGCAACACACGCGCATCGGTCTGATCGCCAATCGGCGCGGGAATGCCCGTGCTTGGCTCGGCTGAACCTTCATACAAGACCCGCCCCAGATGATGCCCTCGATTCGTCTCAACAACAGCATGCGCATGTTCACCTACGACGAAACCAGGCCCCAACCCGATGACCACATCAGCTTCGTCAATCCGAGTATTGATCGAACGACGTAACATGCGCGCATCCACAATGACCTTCGGTTGCAGCGTCCGAGCAACAGAACATTCAGGATCAACAATGACGGCAACAGCCCCTCGCCGCAGAATCGCGTCAATCTGAGCCGGCGACGTTGCCAGCTCGCCAATGACGCCTTCTACCTGTGTGGCGCCAGTAAACACACACTCAGCAAACGCCACCTTGCGACGAATACACAATGGCTCGGGCAGCTCGGTCATCACCACGCGAAATCCCATCAGGTGAAGACGCCGCGCAGCAGCCGAACCAAGGTCTCCTGCACCTTTCAGCAGGACCAGCATAGTAGACAACGCTGAGTCTAAGCCATCGGCTGGCTCCGATCAAGCCGGAAATCTTCACGGCTGCATGACAGCGCCTTATGGATCGTGTAAGATTGAGCAGCCTCCTATGACAGCATATTGTTTCAAGCATGCCCGATGCGTCACGCTGGACCCGCCCAGCGTGTTTGAGGCGGATGTATTGATTGAAGACGAGCACATCGCAGCGGTGGCCGATTCAGTCACACCAGGCGAGCAGGTTGAAGTCATCAACCTGGACGGAAAAATTCTCATGCCCGGCTTGGTCTGCGCGCACACACACCTGTATTCGACCTTGGCTCGCGGGATGCCGGGGCCATCAGTGCCGCCGGAAAATTTCTTGCAGATTCTGGAACGCATCTGGTGGAAACTGGATCGGGCGCTCGATCAAGAGAGCCTCTATTTGAGCGCGCTGGTCGGCGCCATCGAAGCTGTGCGAGCTGGAACCACTTGCTTGATTGATCACCACGCCTCGCCCAACTTCATTCGTGGTTCCATCGGGATGGTCGCGCAGGCGATGGAAGAAATCGGCGTGCGCGGCGTCGTCTGTTATGAGATCACCGATCGCGGCGGCCAGCAAGAACGCGATGCTGCGCTGGATGAATCCTATGCTGTGCTCGATCATGTGCGGGATGGACTGCCCGCGCCTGACTTGATTCGCGCTCTGTTAGGCGCTCATGCTTCATTCACGCTGAGCGATGATACATTGAATCGCTGTGCGCATCTGGTTCAATTATTTGAAACCGGTTTGCACATTCACGTGGCCGAAGACGCATACGACGAAGCGCACGCTCAGACGACCTATGGGCGAACTGTCATTGACCGATTGGCGCAGTTCGGCTTGCTCAACGACAAGACCCTGCTGGCGCATGGCGTGCACCTGTCGCCGCAGGAGATTCTCACTGTGCAACAAGCGGGCTGTTGGCTTGTGCACAATCCACGATCAAACCTAAACAACAGCGTGGGACGCGCGCCCGTCGAATCCTTTGGCGTGCGCGTGGCGTTGGGCACGGACGGCATCGGCGCAGATATGTTTGAGGAGAGCAAATTCGCCTTTTTCCGCGCGCGTGAAGCGACACGGCAGGCCGATGCGCAGACCTATCTGCGCATGCTCGCCAACGGCAACGCGATCATCGCGCCGTTGTTTAACAAGCGATTTGGCGTGATCGAGCCGGGCGCTATGGCTGACTTGGTTATCCTAGACTACGTGCCGCCAACTCCGCTCCACGCCGATAATCTTGCCTGGCATTGGATGTTCGGGATGAACGCAACCCTTGTTGAAAGCGTGATGGTCGGTGGTCAGTTTGTCTATCGTGATCGCCGTTTTCCTGGCTTTGATCCCGCGCCGATCTACCAAGCAGCGCGGCAGGCAGCGCAGGCGCTCTGGCAGCGGATGATGACATAGGAGAACCCTTATGAGGCAACCACTGAAGCGTGTCGCTCTGTACTTACAAGACGCTCACTCGATCAGCGACGGCATCCGCTACTGCCAGTATGCTGAGCAGCGAGGCTTTGAAGCGGTGTGGCAGGCTGAATCGCGATTGGTGCGCGATGCCATTGTCCCGATGGCTGCGTTTGCTGCGACGACCACGCGGCTGAAGGTCGGCTCCGGCGTCATCAATAACTGGACGCGCAACGCAGCGTTGATCGCCGCGACGTTCTTGACGCTTGACGATCTGGCGCCGAATCGCATTCTGCTCGGCCTTGGCGCGTGGTGGGACCCGCTGGCGAAGAATGTGGGCATTGATCGTCGAAAGCCGTTGGTCGCGATGCGCGAGGTCGTGACAGTGGTGCGTCGTCTGTTGAACATGGAGCGTGTCACCTTCCACGGCGAGTTCGTTCATGTGAGCGACATCGAACTGGACATCGTGCATGGTCGGCGCGAGCCGCGCCACGTGCCCATCTACATCGGCGCGACCGGCATGAAGATGATGGAACTGACCGGCGAAATCGCTGATGGCGTGCTGCTCAATTACCTCGTCTCGCCAAAGTACAATGCCGACGCGATGGAGGCGCTGGAACGCGGCGCTCGCAAGGCCGGTCGCACGATTGATGTCATTGATCGCCCGCAATTGATCGTGTGCTCGTTGGATCAAGATCGAAAGAAAGCGCTCGACGGCGCGCGCAAGTTGGTCACGCAGTACCTGGGTCAGCAGCCGCACATCATGAAGGCCAGCGGCGTCAGTCAAGAGGTGCTTGATCAGATTCATCGCGTCTTAACCTGGCCCGCCACTGAAGAACAAATCGAACGAGCGATGGAGTTAGTACCCGACGATGTTGTGCAACTGATCACAGCCAGCGGC comes from the Blastocatellia bacterium genome and includes:
- the ssnA gene encoding putative aminohydrolase SsnA; translated protein: MTAYCFKHARCVTLDPPSVFEADVLIEDEHIAAVADSVTPGEQVEVINLDGKILMPGLVCAHTHLYSTLARGMPGPSVPPENFLQILERIWWKLDRALDQESLYLSALVGAIEAVRAGTTCLIDHHASPNFIRGSIGMVAQAMEEIGVRGVVCYEITDRGGQQERDAALDESYAVLDHVRDGLPAPDLIRALLGAHASFTLSDDTLNRCAHLVQLFETGLHIHVAEDAYDEAHAQTTYGRTVIDRLAQFGLLNDKTLLAHGVHLSPQEILTVQQAGCWLVHNPRSNLNNSVGRAPVESFGVRVALGTDGIGADMFEESKFAFFRAREATRQADAQTYLRMLANGNAIIAPLFNKRFGVIEPGAMADLVILDYVPPTPLHADNLAWHWMFGMNATLVESVMVGGQFVYRDRRFPGFDPAPIYQAARQAAQALWQRMMT
- a CDS encoding LLM class flavin-dependent oxidoreductase, encoding MRQPLKRVALYLQDAHSISDGIRYCQYAEQRGFEAVWQAESRLVRDAIVPMAAFAATTTRLKVGSGVINNWTRNAALIAATFLTLDDLAPNRILLGLGAWWDPLAKNVGIDRRKPLVAMREVVTVVRRLLNMERVTFHGEFVHVSDIELDIVHGRREPRHVPIYIGATGMKMMELTGEIADGVLLNYLVSPKYNADAMEALERGARKAGRTIDVIDRPQLIVCSLDQDRKKALDGARKLVTQYLGQQPHIMKASGVSQEVLDQIHRVLTWPATEEQIERAMELVPDDVVQLITASGTPDECVKKVQEYCAAGCTCPVLYPLGDVRLMIDTFAAEPW
- the yqeB gene encoding selenium-dependent molybdenum cofactor biosynthesis protein YqeB, which encodes MLVLLKGAGDLGSAAARRLHLMGFRVVMTELPEPLCIRRKVAFAECVFTGATQVEGVIGELATSPAQIDAILRRGAVAVIVDPECSVARTLQPKVIVDARMLRRSINTRIDEADVVIGLGPGFVVGEHAHAVVETNRGHHLGRVLYEGSAEPSTGIPAPIGDQTDARVLRAPASGRFEPVRDIGDRVEQGEVVASVSGQPIVAALSGVIRGLIHEGVHVRAGIKVGDIDPRGVREYCFTISDKANAVAGGVVEACCWLLRQRLDWRPAMEK